The nucleotide window CGAATCAACCATTGCCTGTTATCGGAAGAGCGGGATTTGACGAGAATCAGACGCGTCTATTCCCATCCGCAGGCGTTTGCTCAGTGTCAGGATTGGTTGAAAAAAAAGATGCCGGATTCCGAGTATCTGGATGTTTCCAGCACGTCGGCGGCCGCACAGAGGGCTTTGCAGGAAAAGGGCGCGGCGGCGATCGCCAGTATACTGGCTGCCTCGGTTTACGGTCTCAATGTCCTGGCTGAATCCATTCAGGACCACCCTTTTAACACAACGCGGTTTATCGTTTTAGGACAAACGACGCCCGCGCCGACAGGTACCGACAAAACCTCCATCATCTTTGGAACACCCCATTCTCCTGGGGCGTTGCACCGTGCTCTGGGGGCCTTTGCGGATCGTCAAATCAACCTCATGAAAATCGAGTCTTATCCATTAAAAGAACGGTTGTGGGAGTATCTTTTTTTTGCCGATTTTGGCGGTCACGAAAAGGATCCGGTCATCGAAGATTGCCTGAATCATTTAAAAACGATGACGACCTTCGTGAAGGTCCTGGGCTCATATCCCAGAGCGGGAGAGAACCTATGATATGCGTTTCCATATGCGCGTCGACTCAGAAAAAGGCCATGCAGGATATCCGAAGGGTTTTCAACAGATGCGATCTTCTGGAGTTGCGGATGGACGAAATCGCGGACGGAAATCTCGTTGAACTGATAAACTGCATTCGCGGGTTGTCCCCAGCCTCTCCCGTTCTTGTTACATACCGCAAGTCAAGGCCATCCGAACTCGGTAGAATAACGAGGATGAATGAATCTACGCGTCGAATGGAGGACGATAGGAAGCGATGGGAAATCCTTCGGGAAGCGGTCCATTTGGAAACGGCCTATGTCGATGTCGAACTGGAGGATGATGACGAAAAAATCGCCTCTCTGAAGATGCTGATCGCGCGAAAAGGGCGGCGGACGAAACTCGTCTGTTCACATCACAACTACATGAAAACGCCTTCCTTGGCTCACTTGAAGAATTTGTATCAGGCCTGCGTTGCTAAAGGGGCG belongs to Deltaproteobacteria bacterium and includes:
- the pheA gene encoding prephenate dehydratase, producing MTDKKLLEIRRQMSEADQKIIRLLEQRAGLARKIGSIKEEHGTEIYDPAREAQIMSDLEKALRDDTLPAGYLKTIYREIISACRNLQRPMEVACLGPAASFTHLAAKSHFGGSTAFSFQSTISHVFDEMERGRADLGVVPIENTFEGPVNFTADRLIHTPIKVIGEIYQRINHCLLSEERDLTRIRRVYSHPQAFAQCQDWLKKKMPDSEYLDVSSTSAAAQRALQEKGAAAIASILAASVYGLNVLAESIQDHPFNTTRFIVLGQTTPAPTGTDKTSIIFGTPHSPGALHRALGAFADRQINLMKIESYPLKERLWEYLFFADFGGHEKDPVIEDCLNHLKTMTTFVKVLGSYPRAGENL
- the aroD gene encoding type I 3-dehydroquinate dehydratase, with product MICVSICASTQKKAMQDIRRVFNRCDLLELRMDEIADGNLVELINCIRGLSPASPVLVTYRKSRPSELGRITRMNESTRRMEDDRKRWEILREAVHLETAYVDVELEDDDEKIASLKMLIARKGRRTKLVCSHHNYMKTPSLAHLKNLYQACVAKGADVIKIVPYARAAEDNIRIFQFLAWASKQKKEVVAFCMGPKGRLSRVGALLFGSAFSFAALDEKSSAAPGQIGVKDMEILKEILFHEECRN